From Nocardioides daedukensis, the proteins below share one genomic window:
- a CDS encoding prolipoprotein diacylglyceryl transferase produces MFPRLGVVPTHELFVALGVVASAIVFALEARRRGHRDPRLLYIVGSALIGGAVMMRLGTWMQHVDLRENASFVEHWLYGNRSILGGLVGAWAGVHIAKRATGYRSRTGDLFAPAVAIGMAVGRIGCLLTELPGTPTSMPWGITLDAEAAAHTHAPVGVALHPSFVYEIAFHLIAFVLLWAWLRHKDLPPGETFVWYVAAYGVFRFLVEFVRGNEVAWLGLTRPQLFLLCTVPIVLGRIAWQIRTGAYRTPKTSEVTA; encoded by the coding sequence ATGTTCCCGCGACTCGGAGTGGTGCCCACCCACGAGCTCTTCGTCGCACTCGGCGTGGTCGCATCCGCGATCGTCTTCGCCCTCGAGGCGCGCCGCCGCGGACACCGAGACCCACGGCTGCTCTACATCGTCGGGTCGGCGCTGATTGGCGGCGCGGTGATGATGCGCCTGGGCACCTGGATGCAGCACGTCGACCTGCGCGAGAACGCCAGCTTCGTGGAGCACTGGCTCTATGGCAACCGCTCCATACTCGGCGGACTGGTGGGCGCGTGGGCCGGCGTACACATCGCCAAGCGGGCCACGGGCTATCGATCGCGCACCGGCGACCTGTTCGCCCCGGCCGTCGCGATCGGGATGGCCGTGGGCCGGATCGGGTGCCTGCTCACCGAGCTGCCCGGCACCCCCACATCCATGCCCTGGGGGATCACCCTCGACGCCGAAGCAGCCGCACACACCCACGCGCCGGTGGGCGTGGCGCTGCACCCCTCGTTCGTCTACGAGATCGCCTTCCACCTGATCGCCTTCGTGCTGCTGTGGGCCTGGCTGCGGCACAAGGACCTGCCCCCGGGTGAGACGTTCGTCTGGTACGTCGCGGCGTACGGCGTCTTCCGCTTCCTGGTCGAGTTCGTCCGCGGCAACGAGGTGGCCTGGCTGGGTCTCACCCGTCCGCAGCTGTTCCTGCTCTGCACCGTTCCGATCGTGCTCGGGCGCATCGCCTGGCAGATCCGCACGGGCGCCTATCGCACGCCGAAGACCTCGGAGGTCACCGCATGA